Proteins encoded together in one Saimiri boliviensis isolate mSaiBol1 chromosome Y, mSaiBol1.pri, whole genome shotgun sequence window:
- the LOC141582971 gene encoding granulocyte-macrophage colony-stimulating factor receptor subunit alpha-like: MSTSGGWPWELRKKECSCTFREVTLHRGVTFEVHVQTSQGEFQEKMPFPTSGNRPTSASQNFSCFIYNVDFMNCCWAWGPTAPCDVHYFLSIQDSKGRREIPCPYYTQDAGTHVGCHLNNLSGLSSRNYFLVTGTSREVGIQFFNSLLEVNKSGTLVTERSDPPGNITVTCNKTQCVVRWRQPRTRQRRHFLEFRYQLHVCRQNSQPDTENTLITIQGDLDNTCNLPSSEARAKRTVKMRTADFCILTWGPWSRPTEFGSDDGQTSSVHIYVLLVLGTLVCALFLGFLFKRCVQMQRLFPPVPKMKDKLNDENQVEDQIIREEFPAEEGKVYREEILTVKEVA, from the exons ATGTCCACGTCAGGCGGGTGGCcgtgggag CTCAGGAAGAAAGAATGTTCCTGCACATTTCGTGAGGTCACTCTCCACAGAGGAGTCACTTTCGAGGTGCACGTGCAGACCAGCCAAGgagaatttcaagaaaaaatgcCTT tcccgacctcaggtaatcgacccacctcggcctcccaaa ATTTCTCCTGCTTCATCTACAATGTGGATTTCATGAATTGTTGCTGGGCATGGGGTCCGACCGCCCCCTGCGATGTCCACTATTTTTTGTCCATACAAGACTCAAA GGGAAGGCGGGAGATTCCGTGTCCTTATTACACGCAGGACGCGGGAACCCACGTGGGGTGTCACCTGAACAACCTGAGCGGATTAAGCTCCCGCAATTACTTCCTGGTTACCGGGACCAGCCGAGAAGTCGGGATCCAGTTCTTCAATTCACTTTTGGAGGTAAACAAA TCCGGCACCCTCGTTACAGAACGCTCCGACCCGCCCGGCAACATCACGGTGACCTGCAACAAGACGCAGTGTGTGGTGCGGTGGAGACAGCCCAGGACGCGCCAGCGCCGGCACTTCCTGGAGTTCCGCTACCAGCTGCACGTGTGCAGACAG AACTCCCAACCTGACACTGAAAACACACTG ATTACCATTCAGGGTGACTTGGATAATACGTGCAACCTTCCAAGCTCCGAGGCCCGAGCGAAGCGTACGGTGAAAATGAGAACCGCTGACTTCTGCATTCTGACCTGGGGTCCCTGGAGCAGGCCCACTGAATTTG GGTCTGATGACGGACAGACCAGCTCCGTGCACATCTATGTGCTCTTGGTCCTTGGGACCCTGGTATGCGCCCTGTTCCTCGGCTTCCTGTTTAAAAG GTGTGTCCAGATGCAACGACTCTTCCCCCCAGTTCcaaaaatgaaagacaaactCAACGATGAGAATCAGGTGGAGGACCAG